A section of the Geovibrio ferrireducens genome encodes:
- a CDS encoding enoyl-CoA hydratase/isomerase family protein — MECFGSSVSGRAAVITLHKKCTDPQALCRVLEEAEADRNIDFIRLRGSDGSFSIGRAVSRLGSFGEKEARAYAERGQRLVKTMRSLKKLIIAEVDGEAFGPGFEIALASDLIFATSSSRFAFPEVNLGIIPGFGGTQLAARKVYETFAKYLVFTGDSAAAEELHAKGILNAVFADAASMHVHVDALCARLSEKSSFILGLAKETVNSGIEMDFDKALLFEQNAFTFSFSCEDKREGMGAFIEKRKPVFKNRWEDLRFEED, encoded by the coding sequence ATGGAATGTTTCGGTTCGTCAGTTTCAGGCAGAGCGGCAGTTATCACTCTTCATAAAAAATGTACCGACCCGCAGGCACTCTGCCGTGTTCTGGAAGAGGCGGAGGCGGACAGGAATATTGACTTCATCCGCCTGAGAGGTTCAGACGGAAGCTTTTCCATAGGCCGCGCAGTAAGCAGGCTCGGTTCCTTCGGCGAGAAAGAGGCCAGAGCTTACGCTGAGCGCGGGCAAAGGCTTGTGAAAACCATGCGCAGTCTGAAAAAACTTATAATAGCAGAGGTGGACGGAGAGGCCTTCGGCCCCGGCTTTGAGATCGCCCTCGCCTCTGATCTGATATTCGCCACATCATCATCAAGGTTCGCGTTCCCGGAGGTTAATCTGGGGATTATTCCCGGATTCGGCGGAACGCAGCTTGCCGCCCGCAAAGTATATGAAACCTTTGCCAAGTACCTTGTTTTTACTGGTGATTCCGCCGCAGCGGAGGAGCTGCACGCAAAAGGCATACTCAATGCTGTTTTTGCCGATGCCGCCTCCATGCATGTCCATGTTGATGCCCTCTGCGCCAGACTTTCGGAAAAAAGCAGCTTCATCCTCGGTCTGGCTAAGGAGACAGTGAACTCCGGCATTGAGATGGATTTTGACAAGGCGCTCCTCTTTGAGCAAAACGCATTCACCTTTTCGTTCTCATGCGAGGATAAAAGGGAGGGGATGGGAGCTTTCATCGAAAAACGGAAGCCTGTTTTCAAAAACCGCTGGGAAGACCTGAGGTTTGAGGAGGACTGA
- a CDS encoding DUF1634 domain-containing protein yields the protein MEKTLGSLLKYIGLLGVGIVILGLAENLLGLGSEYVNKSIAGHIAGAFALNGADTIMTGIWTVLAAPAAGILYVLWHGAAKRNFRLVFMCLIIIAMLCVVMIAGE from the coding sequence ATGGAAAAAACTTTAGGCAGTCTGCTCAAATATATCGGCCTCCTCGGAGTCGGGATAGTTATTCTCGGTCTGGCGGAAAATCTTCTGGGGCTTGGTTCGGAATATGTTAATAAGAGTATAGCGGGACACATAGCGGGCGCTTTTGCCCTGAACGGGGCGGATACCATAATGACAGGTATCTGGACAGTTCTGGCCGCTCCTGCCGCAGGGATACTCTATGTTCTCTGGCACGGGGCGGCGAAAAGAAATTTCCGCCTTGTTTTTATGTGTCTTATAATTATCGCCATGCTATGCGTGGTTATGATTGCGGGGGAATAG
- a CDS encoding sulfite exporter TauE/SafE family protein: MQLIPVGILAGILGYLLGIGGGVLIVPVLVLIFGYSVHTAVAASLASITVGSVLISASNLNRNLVNIPLAVTLETVTIFGALVGGYISVSVSERPILIMFSIITLVTAYLMWKKTVSTEDAETPPDEGNGFYSGSYMDEMRGRVIHYRVKKVHLSMMVSAFAGVISSMLGVGGGFFKVPAMNILSGVPLRVATATSNFMIGFTAAAGSVAYVFHGYLLPQLAGSIIVGVLIGSAFVTAKLRKVTDNRIKKIFIAVLLLIAVQMFYKALG, translated from the coding sequence ATGCAGCTTATCCCGGTGGGGATACTTGCGGGCATTCTCGGCTATCTGCTGGGCATAGGCGGCGGAGTGCTGATAGTTCCCGTTCTGGTTCTTATATTCGGCTATTCTGTTCATACTGCGGTGGCGGCTTCCCTTGCGTCCATAACAGTGGGAAGTGTGCTCATATCCGCCTCCAATCTGAACAGGAATCTCGTCAATATTCCTCTGGCTGTCACCCTTGAGACAGTGACTATTTTCGGCGCTCTCGTCGGCGGATATATCAGTGTTTCCGTCAGCGAAAGACCTATCCTGATCATGTTTTCCATAATCACCCTTGTAACCGCTTATCTCATGTGGAAGAAAACCGTCAGCACAGAAGATGCGGAAACCCCGCCTGATGAGGGCAACGGCTTCTACTCCGGCTCTTACATGGACGAGATGCGCGGCAGGGTCATACATTACAGAGTGAAGAAAGTGCATCTCTCCATGATGGTTTCCGCTTTTGCGGGTGTAATCTCCAGCATGCTCGGCGTGGGGGGCGGCTTTTTTAAGGTTCCCGCCATGAATATTCTCTCAGGTGTGCCCCTCCGTGTTGCAACTGCGACAAGCAACTTCATGATAGGCTTTACCGCTGCCGCCGGTTCAGTGGCGTATGTATTCCACGGCTACCTCCTCCCTCAGCTTGCGGGTTCTATAATAGTCGGCGTTCTCATCGGCTCCGCCTTCGTAACGGCTAAGCTCCGCAAGGTTACGGACAACAGGATAAAGAAGATTTTCATAGCTGTCCTTCTGCTCATAGCGGTGCAGATGTTCTACAAGGCGCTGGGGTGA
- a CDS encoding zinc dependent phospholipase C family protein has translation MKTITVLAAVLLCFLPESAFAWGFQTHLSIANSILASAEGVIKAYPAHFMLGNIFPDFFLFLKDFSEYKRNLETHSWKTVSSLFAGVKSDEDQAFAHGYAAHLSADIVAHNRFVPQHLMYMGKGRMGSHLMLEYAEEALHNNRFSGTMMKLMTDAEELGDLFIRVMNIDPAFFTKEMHTLRLALSYQKMFRLQKAVKAYKLATMPSFKEHCVSFRIEAEKLAGLSVSKGFEHLSDYDPTGKAAMEKAREKHDRLVKNVGIRKMKERYRNGNVYSYTPTD, from the coding sequence ATGAAAACTATAACGGTTCTCGCCGCTGTTTTACTGTGCTTTTTGCCGGAGTCCGCATTCGCATGGGGGTTTCAGACTCATCTCTCCATAGCAAACAGTATTCTTGCGTCCGCAGAGGGTGTAATAAAAGCATACCCTGCCCACTTCATGCTGGGCAACATATTTCCTGACTTTTTCCTGTTTCTTAAAGATTTTTCCGAATATAAGCGCAATCTTGAGACGCACTCGTGGAAGACTGTCTCGTCTCTTTTCGCAGGTGTGAAAAGTGATGAGGATCAGGCCTTTGCCCACGGGTACGCTGCTCATCTCTCGGCGGATATTGTGGCTCACAACCGCTTTGTACCTCAGCACCTTATGTACATGGGCAAGGGGCGCATGGGCTCGCACCTTATGCTTGAGTATGCAGAGGAAGCCCTGCACAACAACCGTTTCAGCGGCACAATGATGAAGCTTATGACCGATGCGGAGGAGCTTGGGGATCTGTTCATAAGGGTTATGAACATTGACCCCGCATTCTTCACGAAGGAGATGCACACCCTTCGCCTTGCACTGAGCTACCAGAAAATGTTCAGGCTCCAGAAGGCGGTTAAGGCCTATAAACTTGCCACCATGCCCTCATTTAAGGAACACTGCGTCAGTTTCCGCATCGAGGCGGAAAAGCTCGCCGGGCTCTCCGTTTCCAAAGGGTTTGAACACCTCAGTGATTACGACCCCACAGGAAAGGCCGCTATGGAAAAAGCGCGGGAAAAACACGACAGGCTGGTGAAAAATGTCGGCATACGCAAGATGAAGGAACGCTACCGCAACGGGAATGTTTATTCATATACCCCGACTGACTAA
- the truA gene encoding tRNA pseudouridine(38-40) synthase TruA, producing the protein MYNRKCIVEYDGTDFCGWQAQKEVRTVQAEIEKALETMYKTKLFAIGSGRTDAGVHALNQVFNFRTESYIPLNGFVMGINTLLPGDIAVKSAEDVHEDFHSQKSAVSKTYMYRLLARWIPSALDRNRAWWLKKRPDVGLMRELLRAVEGEHDFACFCAAEGMKENTVRTIYHTKVYEDGDYINLEINGSGFLHMMIRIITGTVVRGAFRGQAPEDIQKIIQGKDRRKAGMTAPACGLYLKEVFY; encoded by the coding sequence ATGTATAACAGGAAATGCATTGTGGAATATGACGGAACAGACTTCTGCGGATGGCAGGCGCAGAAAGAGGTCCGCACTGTTCAGGCTGAGATAGAAAAAGCGCTGGAAACCATGTACAAAACAAAGCTGTTTGCCATCGGCTCCGGCAGAACCGATGCGGGTGTGCATGCCCTGAATCAGGTCTTTAATTTCCGCACAGAAAGCTATATTCCGCTGAACGGCTTTGTCATGGGGATAAATACTCTGCTGCCCGGCGACATCGCAGTGAAGTCCGCTGAGGATGTTCATGAGGATTTCCACTCTCAGAAGTCTGCAGTGAGCAAAACATATATGTACAGACTTCTGGCGCGCTGGATACCCTCCGCTCTGGACAGGAACAGGGCATGGTGGCTGAAGAAAAGGCCGGATGTCGGGCTGATGCGTGAGCTTCTGCGGGCTGTTGAGGGGGAGCATGATTTCGCATGCTTCTGCGCTGCGGAGGGGATGAAGGAAAATACGGTAAGAACCATTTATCATACAAAGGTTTATGAAGACGGTGATTATATAAACCTTGAGATAAACGGCAGCGGCTTTCTGCACATGATGATACGCATAATAACCGGCACTGTTGTCAGAGGCGCTTTCCGGGGGCAGGCGCCTGAGGATATACAGAAGATCATTCAGGGAAAAGACAGGAGAAAAGCGGGGATGACTGCCCCCGCATGCGGGCTGTATTTAAAAGAAGTATTCTATTGA
- the tatA gene encoding twin-arginine translocase TatA/TatE family subunit, which yields MGSVGSQQILIILIIALVIFGAGKLPQIGDGLGKAIRNFKKSAKDAEDALDITPETDKKKIENENKDA from the coding sequence ATGGGTTCAGTAGGTTCTCAGCAGATTCTGATCATCCTTATAATCGCTCTGGTTATATTCGGTGCGGGCAAACTTCCCCAGATCGGCGACGGTCTCGGAAAAGCCATCAGGAACTTTAAAAAGTCCGCAAAGGATGCAGAAGACGCCCTCGATATTACTCCGGAAACGGATAAAAAGAAAATCGAGAACGAAAACAAAGACGCCTGA
- the lnt gene encoding apolipoprotein N-acyltransferase yields the protein MNNKADMKNLFHAAALLFSSVMLLTLASPGMDKGFLAWFALVPLFILAEKRYIRPFWAGLLFGEFYYFFGISWLSFPLTDIGSAPLFVSWIVTAVFAAYLGLYYGLTAYIFARSRGSLLLVPAVFAAGEFFRGIFLTGFPWLTLGQTQYLYPEILTVTSFIGEYGLSFLIVAGNLLVYHGVRSRRHIMFAAGIFLPVLLYLAGSAIPEQTAEGSARVRLIQTGVAQEEKWDEDRKERVISTVQQMVLGSGFKDFDLLVLPETAYPVLVQDDAIINLTLSTIGEDTPVLIGVMRREEAGDERKYYNSAALYAGQGSAVYDKVHLVPFGEYFPMSGLFKAIDDFFFNGAHDYSKGEKLSVFDLGKMKIAPMICYEGAFYRQLMAQAAAGANMVVIISNDSWFGFSHGRYQHLAVDVMRASEFGRWIVRCTQSGISAYIDPTGRIKSVMGVGESGYLDYEVNLVQGRTFFGVYGYTWLGVLLFVSLSATLIKQIRRHNKP from the coding sequence ATGAACAATAAGGCAGATATGAAAAACCTGTTTCATGCGGCGGCGCTGCTGTTTTCATCGGTAATGCTCCTCACTCTGGCATCCCCTGGGATGGACAAGGGGTTTCTGGCATGGTTTGCTCTTGTGCCTTTGTTTATCCTTGCGGAAAAAAGATACATCCGCCCTTTTTGGGCAGGGCTTCTGTTCGGAGAGTTTTATTACTTTTTCGGAATCTCATGGCTGTCTTTTCCTCTGACGGATATAGGCAGTGCGCCCCTTTTTGTATCATGGATAGTTACTGCGGTTTTTGCCGCTTATCTCGGCCTTTATTACGGGCTGACAGCATATATTTTTGCCCGGAGCAGGGGTTCCCTGCTTTTAGTGCCTGCTGTTTTTGCTGCGGGCGAATTTTTCAGGGGGATTTTTCTCACTGGTTTTCCGTGGCTTACTCTGGGGCAGACTCAGTACCTCTACCCTGAGATACTCACTGTGACATCGTTTATCGGTGAATACGGGCTGAGTTTTCTCATAGTCGCCGGAAACCTTCTGGTTTATCACGGTGTGCGGAGCAGAAGGCACATTATGTTTGCTGCGGGAATTTTTCTTCCTGTTCTGCTTTATCTGGCGGGCTCGGCAATTCCTGAGCAGACTGCGGAAGGCTCTGCAAGGGTAAGGCTGATCCAGACAGGTGTGGCGCAGGAGGAAAAGTGGGATGAGGACAGGAAGGAGCGCGTAATAAGCACCGTTCAGCAGATGGTGCTCGGAAGCGGGTTTAAGGATTTTGACCTCCTTGTTCTGCCCGAAACCGCTTATCCGGTTCTGGTGCAGGATGATGCTATAATAAACCTCACTCTCTCCACCATAGGGGAGGACACTCCGGTTCTTATAGGCGTTATGCGCAGGGAGGAGGCCGGAGACGAAAGAAAATACTACAACAGTGCCGCCCTTTACGCCGGGCAGGGTTCAGCCGTTTATGACAAGGTGCATCTTGTTCCGTTCGGCGAATACTTCCCCATGAGCGGCCTGTTTAAAGCGATAGACGACTTCTTCTTTAACGGGGCTCACGATTACAGCAAGGGCGAAAAATTAAGCGTCTTTGACCTCGGTAAAATGAAGATAGCCCCCATGATCTGCTACGAGGGTGCTTTTTACCGCCAGCTTATGGCGCAGGCTGCTGCCGGGGCGAATATGGTGGTGATAATTTCTAATGACAGTTGGTTCGGCTTCTCCCACGGGCGTTATCAGCACCTTGCTGTGGACGTTATGCGGGCATCCGAATTCGGCAGATGGATTGTACGCTGCACACAGTCCGGCATATCCGCCTACATTGACCCCACGGGACGCATAAAGTCCGTCATGGGTGTAGGGGAGAGCGGTTATCTGGATTACGAGGTGAACCTTGTGCAGGGGCGGACGTTCTTTGGTGTATACGGCTATACATGGCTCGGAGTGCTTTTATTTGTAAGTTTATCGGCAACACTTATAAAGCAGATTCGCAGACATAATAAGCCTTGA
- the hypF gene encoding carbamoyltransferase HypF — MTNTYLIKIKGIVQGVGFRPFVYNLAAARELRGYVLNNSEGVEIGLECSDAVARKFAEDVRRLAPPLSHIASVEITEGSAQGFTGFEIRESETRGGLTLVSPDVALCPDCRRELFDTADRRYHYPFINCTNCGPRYSIIESIPYDRRMTTMKEFAMCAECASEYKNPTDRRFHAQPDCCSVCGPGVYGFGLAGDAALNRAADAVNSGGILALKGLGGYHLICDALNETAVKRLRELKRRGEKPFAVMCADVQTLEKYRPLTDVERNIISSPQAPVLLLDWDNPPFSGSVNPMGSNVGVMTAYTPLHALLMSRLNTDFVIATSGNLRDEPICIDKTDAEQRLKHYTDNFLHHNRAIHNRVDDSVVAVAEGFPYVLRRARGFAPYPVMLPFEADRQIAGAGAHLKNGICFASGAYAFPSQYIGDLDNPETRDFYTETWVKMKHLLGIEPETVVTDLHPDYFSTRYAAETGAEVIALQHHLAHFYAVLGENGHKEDALGLILDGTGLGTDNRIWGGELFVRKDKKVTRAAHLPYILQPAMDTAAKKPVMMLVSAMKSYGLEKYADFLYGRFPGMQTALRLTEKMVETGLNSIETSSTGRLFEAAGALVSGIAENDFEAHLAIRLEYAADKTVTDYYHTEPMNPAGLFDGLFADLASGRDSSICSARFHNGFARMLTDACVIHADGIKTVALSGGVFQNMLLLKRVTTLLRQKGFTPLIHGRIPANDGCISLGQVCGYVYGDDIKL; from the coding sequence ATGACAAATACTTACCTGATAAAAATCAAAGGAATTGTGCAGGGTGTGGGCTTCCGCCCGTTTGTTTATAACCTTGCCGCTGCGCGTGAACTCAGGGGTTATGTTCTTAACAACTCCGAAGGCGTGGAGATCGGGCTTGAGTGCTCTGATGCCGTAGCCCGGAAGTTTGCAGAGGATGTCAGGAGACTAGCCCCGCCATTATCTCACATAGCTTCCGTTGAAATAACAGAAGGTTCTGCGCAAGGCTTTACAGGGTTTGAGATCAGGGAATCCGAAACCCGCGGCGGACTAACCCTTGTTTCGCCGGATGTGGCTCTCTGCCCTGACTGCCGCAGGGAGCTTTTTGACACAGCAGACAGACGTTATCATTACCCGTTCATAAACTGCACAAACTGCGGCCCCAGATACTCCATAATCGAATCCATTCCCTATGACCGCAGAATGACCACAATGAAAGAGTTTGCCATGTGCGCTGAGTGCGCATCCGAATATAAAAATCCGACAGACAGGCGTTTTCACGCTCAGCCGGACTGCTGCTCAGTCTGCGGCCCAGGGGTTTACGGCTTCGGGCTTGCGGGTGATGCTGCGCTGAACCGGGCGGCAGACGCTGTAAACTCAGGCGGAATACTCGCCCTGAAAGGCCTCGGCGGTTATCACCTCATATGTGACGCACTGAATGAAACGGCGGTGAAAAGGCTCCGCGAACTCAAGCGCAGGGGTGAAAAGCCCTTTGCCGTGATGTGCGCGGATGTTCAGACCCTTGAGAAATACCGCCCGCTGACGGACGTCGAACGGAACATCATCTCAAGTCCGCAGGCTCCGGTTCTTCTTCTTGACTGGGATAACCCGCCCTTTTCCGGTTCAGTTAACCCCATGGGGAGCAATGTGGGAGTAATGACCGCCTATACCCCGCTTCATGCGCTCCTTATGAGCCGCCTTAATACTGACTTCGTAATAGCCACCAGCGGCAACCTGCGGGATGAGCCTATCTGCATTGACAAAACAGACGCAGAGCAGAGGCTGAAACACTACACTGACAATTTTCTCCATCATAACAGAGCAATACACAACAGAGTGGATGATTCTGTTGTCGCCGTGGCGGAAGGTTTCCCCTATGTTCTGCGCCGTGCACGGGGCTTTGCGCCTTATCCGGTCATGCTCCCATTCGAGGCGGACAGGCAGATTGCAGGTGCGGGCGCGCATCTCAAGAACGGGATATGCTTCGCATCAGGTGCTTATGCGTTTCCGAGCCAGTACATAGGCGATCTGGATAACCCTGAAACAAGGGACTTCTACACCGAGACATGGGTGAAAATGAAGCACCTTCTTGGCATTGAGCCTGAGACAGTGGTTACTGACCTTCACCCCGATTATTTCAGCACCCGATATGCGGCAGAAACCGGGGCGGAAGTCATCGCATTACAGCACCATCTTGCGCATTTTTACGCTGTCCTCGGTGAAAACGGACACAAAGAGGATGCCCTCGGCCTGATCCTTGACGGAACCGGACTCGGAACAGACAACAGAATATGGGGCGGAGAACTATTTGTCAGAAAAGACAAAAAAGTAACACGTGCGGCTCACCTTCCCTATATTTTGCAGCCTGCTATGGACACAGCGGCGAAGAAACCTGTCATGATGCTCGTTTCTGCAATGAAGTCATACGGACTTGAAAAATACGCGGATTTCCTCTACGGCAGGTTTCCCGGAATGCAGACCGCACTCAGACTCACCGAAAAAATGGTGGAAACGGGTCTGAACTCCATAGAAACCTCAAGCACCGGCAGGCTTTTTGAAGCTGCCGGAGCGCTGGTTTCGGGCATAGCAGAGAACGACTTCGAAGCTCACCTTGCCATCAGGCTGGAATATGCGGCTGACAAAACAGTCACCGATTATTATCATACCGAACCCATGAACCCCGCAGGACTCTTTGACGGACTGTTCGCTGATCTCGCCTCCGGCAGGGATTCTTCCATATGCTCCGCAAGGTTCCACAACGGGTTTGCCCGCATGCTCACGGATGCATGCGTAATACACGCAGACGGAATAAAAACCGTTGCCCTCTCAGGCGGAGTGTTCCAGAATATGCTTTTGCTGAAAAGAGTTACGACTCTGCTTCGCCAAAAAGGGTTCACCCCGCTCATCCACGGACGCATCCCCGCCAATGACGGGTGCATATCATTAGGACAGGTCTGCGGGTATGTTTACGGTGACGATATAAAATTATGA
- a CDS encoding TrkH family potassium uptake protein, which translates to MHFKVIFKTVSVLILILDFFLLLCAGVGAYYEEWAAVQSFLLSIAISGCISMGILFVFRHERQKTLSTRDGLLVVTLSWMVASTVAAFPYIFDGGMLTVTDAIFETMSGFSTTGATILTDIEKMPKSLLLWRSLTHWLGGMGIVVLGVAILPLLGIGGMQLMQAEAPGPVVDKITPRIAETAKYLWYVYVGFTALETFLLVCGGMTFFDALNHSFSTLATGGFSTKNLSVGHYDSAYIDGVVTLFMVIAGMNFTLHFRLMSGNFKGLFRNTELKAYLLIFLTASALIAFSLHGKIYDSVWQSIRYASFQAASILTTTGFATADYEYWTYLGQVTLLVLMFVGGCSGSTAGGIKVIRIATLFKQGFNEMKFLVHPRGVFVLKISGYPVRKNIVYAISGFFFLYMTTILLVTIALASSGIDLLTSVTAALATVGNIGPGFGGVGPAENYAFMPDHVKWILSFAMMAGRLELYTVFVLLTPMFWKK; encoded by the coding sequence ATGCATTTCAAGGTAATCTTCAAAACCGTTTCGGTTCTTATACTTATTCTGGATTTCTTCCTGCTTCTCTGTGCCGGAGTCGGCGCTTATTATGAGGAGTGGGCGGCGGTTCAGAGCTTTCTGCTTTCCATCGCCATCAGCGGCTGCATAAGCATGGGCATACTCTTTGTTTTCAGGCACGAGAGGCAGAAAACCCTCTCCACCAGAGACGGGCTCCTTGTTGTCACCCTGAGTTGGATGGTCGCCTCCACTGTCGCGGCATTTCCGTATATCTTTGACGGGGGAATGCTCACTGTGACAGACGCAATTTTTGAAACCATGTCCGGGTTCTCCACAACCGGAGCGACTATACTGACAGATATAGAGAAAATGCCTAAATCACTCCTTCTGTGGCGCTCCCTCACCCACTGGCTGGGCGGTATGGGCATTGTTGTTCTCGGTGTTGCCATCCTTCCCCTCCTTGGCATAGGCGGCATGCAGCTTATGCAGGCAGAGGCCCCCGGACCCGTGGTGGATAAAATAACACCGAGGATAGCCGAAACAGCAAAATACCTGTGGTATGTTTATGTGGGTTTCACCGCTCTTGAGACTTTTCTGCTTGTCTGCGGAGGAATGACCTTTTTCGATGCCCTTAATCATAGTTTCAGCACTCTCGCAACCGGCGGCTTTTCCACAAAGAACCTGAGTGTCGGGCACTATGACTCGGCTTATATAGACGGCGTGGTCACCCTTTTCATGGTGATAGCCGGAATGAACTTTACTCTGCATTTCAGGCTTATGAGCGGCAACTTCAAAGGGCTATTCCGCAATACCGAGCTCAAGGCGTATCTGCTTATTTTTCTGACCGCCAGCGCGCTGATCGCTTTCAGCCTGCACGGGAAAATATATGACAGCGTATGGCAGAGCATACGTTACGCATCCTTTCAGGCAGCGTCCATTCTCACCACCACAGGTTTTGCCACTGCTGATTATGAATACTGGACATATCTAGGGCAGGTAACGCTGCTTGTCCTTATGTTTGTGGGCGGCTGCTCCGGCTCCACAGCAGGCGGAATCAAGGTGATAAGGATCGCAACACTGTTTAAGCAGGGGTTCAATGAAATGAAGTTCCTTGTTCACCCCAGAGGCGTGTTTGTGCTGAAAATAAGCGGCTACCCGGTGCGCAAAAACATAGTTTACGCCATAAGCGGTTTCTTCTTCCTTTATATGACCACAATTTTGCTGGTAACCATAGCCCTTGCCTCGTCCGGTATTGACCTGCTTACTTCGGTTACTGCTGCCCTAGCGACAGTTGGAAATATTGGTCCGGGCTTCGGCGGTGTGGGGCCTGCGGAGAACTATGCCTTTATGCCGGATCATGTTAAATGGATTCTCAGCTTCGCCATGATGGCGGGCAGGCTTGAGCTTTATACCGTGTTCGTGCTGTTGACGCCCATGTTCTGGAAAAAATGA
- the trkA gene encoding Trk system potassium transporter TrkA, with the protein MKIFIAGAGEVGFHIAEQLILENRDVVVIERDKERAKHASNHLDCMVINDDATNIEVLKEAGLARASAFISATDSDEVNMISCFVVASEFNVPLKIARVKSLKYTGTRIFSGGYGVDYIVNPEIEAAKAIINNIQHGATSDIFSFDDSEIQLRDIYMDDEHFLIGKKLKEIKGSLREEFIVAGIIREDEIIIPSGETVITEGDHVFIVASVSTFEKILVKIGTPKKRIKTVVIVGAGRMGRYVTEKLLQLGRRVKVVDRDYELCKKIASDFPGALVINGDISDKSVFEDEDFADNDLIVTTTSNEELNILTAIYAKSLGVKKAIALVNKTNYLHISAELGLNATVSPKISSVNAILKFMRQGSILNVFKIFDGRAEVTEFSLSPNNELCGKTLKDTRFPAGSVVAAVSRGSKHLIPDGNFVFAEKDRIVTFSVKEASSALSEMFSG; encoded by the coding sequence ATGAAGATCTTCATTGCAGGCGCAGGCGAGGTGGGGTTCCACATTGCCGAGCAGCTTATACTTGAAAACCGCGATGTGGTAGTTATCGAGCGTGACAAGGAGCGTGCGAAACACGCTTCCAATCACCTTGACTGCATGGTGATAAATGATGACGCAACCAACATTGAAGTACTGAAAGAGGCGGGGCTTGCCAGAGCATCCGCCTTTATTTCCGCCACGGATTCCGATGAAGTGAACATGATAAGCTGCTTCGTTGTGGCCAGTGAGTTTAATGTTCCGCTGAAAATTGCCCGTGTAAAGAGTCTCAAATATACCGGAACCCGCATATTCAGCGGCGGCTACGGGGTGGATTATATAGTCAACCCCGAAATAGAGGCAGCAAAAGCTATCATAAACAATATTCAGCATGGTGCGACCAGCGACATTTTCAGCTTTGATGACAGCGAAATACAGCTTCGTGACATATACATGGATGATGAACATTTCCTCATTGGCAAAAAGCTCAAAGAGATAAAAGGCTCCCTCAGAGAGGAGTTCATCGTTGCGGGAATAATCCGTGAGGACGAAATAATAATTCCGTCCGGCGAAACTGTTATCACAGAAGGGGATCACGTTTTTATCGTCGCCTCAGTCTCTACCTTTGAGAAAATCCTCGTTAAAATAGGAACGCCCAAAAAACGCATAAAGACCGTGGTCATAGTCGGTGCGGGCAGAATGGGCAGGTATGTCACGGAGAAGCTTCTCCAGCTTGGCCGCAGAGTGAAGGTTGTGGACAGGGATTACGAACTCTGCAAGAAAATTGCCTCCGATTTCCCCGGCGCATTGGTCATAAACGGGGATATATCAGACAAAAGTGTCTTTGAGGATGAGGATTTTGCGGACAACGATCTCATAGTCACCACCACAAGCAACGAGGAGCTTAATATCCTCACCGCAATCTATGCCAAATCCCTCGGTGTCAAGAAAGCCATAGCTCTGGTAAACAAGACAAACTATCTGCATATCTCCGCTGAGCTTGGGCTGAACGCCACTGTGAGCCCGAAGATAAGCTCGGTAAATGCTATTCTCAAGTTCATGCGTCAGGGGAGTATTCTCAATGTCTTCAAAATTTTTGACGGCAGAGCAGAGGTTACGGAGTTCAGCCTTTCGCCTAATAACGAACTCTGCGGGAAGACTCTGAAAGATACCAGATTCCCCGCAGGTTCAGTTGTGGCGGCTGTTTCCAGAGGCTCTAAGCACCTCATCCCTGACGGTAATTTTGTTTTCGCTGAAAAGGACAGAATTGTGACATTCTCCGTGAAAGAAGCTTCCTCGGCTCTGTCAGAGATGTTCTCCGGCTGA